One segment of Deltaproteobacteria bacterium DNA contains the following:
- a CDS encoding ABC transporter ATP-binding protein, with product MWLLAAEGLVKQYRSNGSELTVLRGASLMVRSGEFVVLYGASGSGKSTLLHVLGGLDRPDAGEVAFQGQALYRQSEAALAAYRNTAVGFVFQFYHLLPELSVEENVMLPALLAGLRRSAARTRARDLLAAVGLSERLTATPGTLSGGEQQRVAIARALIQTPPLLFADEPTGNLDPERGAQVMALLRGLQRGRDTTVIMVTHNRELMLPTDRRLELREGMIHEAA from the coding sequence ATGTGGCTGCTTGCAGCGGAGGGGCTCGTTAAACAGTATCGCAGTAACGGCAGCGAACTCACTGTCTTACGCGGGGCATCGCTCATGGTCCGCAGCGGCGAGTTTGTCGTGCTCTACGGGGCCTCGGGTTCTGGCAAATCGACGCTCCTCCATGTGTTGGGGGGGCTCGATCGTCCGGATGCGGGTGAAGTCGCGTTTCAGGGGCAAGCCTTGTATCGCCAATCGGAAGCGGCATTAGCCGCGTATCGCAATACTGCGGTCGGATTTGTCTTTCAGTTTTACCATCTCCTCCCGGAGCTTTCCGTGGAGGAGAATGTCATGCTCCCGGCGTTGCTGGCCGGGTTGCGACGCTCCGCGGCCCGCACCCGGGCCCGCGATTTACTGGCTGCGGTCGGCTTGTCGGAGCGCCTCACGGCCACACCGGGAACCTTGTCGGGCGGGGAACAACAACGGGTCGCTATTGCCCGTGCGCTCATTCAGACCCCGCCGTTGTTATTTGCCGACGAGCCGACCGGGAATTTGGACCCGGAGCGCGGGGCGCAGGTCATGGCCCTGCTGCGGGGGTTACAACGGGGACGCGACACGACCGTGATTATGGTCACACACAACCGCGAGCTGATGTTGCCGACCGATCGGCGTCTCGAGTTGCGCGAAGGGATGATTCATGAAGCCGCCTAA